Proteins encoded by one window of Gemmatimonas aurantiaca:
- a CDS encoding S9 family peptidase — protein MTRPPLSRAAAWGTLLCAAALAGATTVSAQGKRPMSWVDAQYLRSVGGAEVSPDGRQVLYTLSTPDWKEATSQSDIYLVETDRGVASTKQLTFTTAKNESQPRWAPAGGWFVFLSNREAPTGQASQQQLFLMRADGGEARRITNARDGVSTFEFTRDGQWLIYRSGKSNEEQLYALAVASLAGGAPLDSLSPTPLTKHATGVGTWRIAPDSRRIYFSTADSVDADDKARRDKKFTVDVRNAEMPVASLWAFDLASRSETRLTKDPNLAVTGFTVSPDGRWIGFNATPNDRYKRNVTEEGIYADVYLLDTQDNSVERLTNNEENAESALSFSPDSKTIAFSASDDMTRFNMKNRRVYLRDVSARGQPFRKIGDYDGDHAVNFWAPDGRTIYFSTGAKATSQLFALDVASGKTTQLTNVDGVLNVSFDEDSKRYLLNYQDPTTPPALFTVASLDAVRNRASWVQLTDANPWVHEQIALGETSEITWTSKDGKKVGGVLIKPVGYQAGKKYPLLVAIHGGPAAADLLSFNGGYGAQTYAGAGWVVLMPNYRGSTNYGEAHKVGIVGNYFPPGYNDIMTGVDALIGQGLVDSTRMGVLGWSAGGHWSNWILTHTNRFKAISSGAGTSNWISMYAQSDMQRNRQHYLGDKLPYDDFEAYWRQSPIRYIRNAKTPTMIHVVEGDPRVPSPQSVELHMGLKRVGVPTELFMYPGASHGIPDARNRLLKSTAEMAWMNYWVLGSGKKFSWRDVLQTLEDPKSEQKVEIKGP, from the coding sequence ATGACCCGACCCCCCCTGTCCCGCGCAGCAGCCTGGGGCACTCTGCTGTGTGCGGCTGCGCTGGCTGGCGCCACGACCGTGTCGGCGCAGGGCAAGCGTCCGATGTCCTGGGTGGATGCCCAGTATCTCCGGAGTGTGGGGGGCGCCGAGGTGTCCCCGGATGGTCGGCAGGTGTTGTACACCCTGTCCACACCAGACTGGAAAGAGGCGACCAGCCAGAGTGACATCTACCTGGTGGAAACCGACCGGGGCGTGGCGAGCACGAAGCAGCTCACGTTCACGACAGCGAAGAATGAATCGCAGCCGCGCTGGGCACCGGCGGGTGGCTGGTTCGTCTTCCTGTCCAATCGGGAAGCGCCCACGGGACAGGCCAGTCAGCAGCAGCTCTTCCTCATGCGGGCCGACGGCGGCGAGGCGCGTCGTATCACCAATGCCCGCGATGGCGTGTCCACGTTCGAGTTCACGCGTGACGGGCAGTGGCTGATCTATCGCAGCGGCAAGAGCAACGAGGAGCAGCTGTATGCGCTGGCCGTGGCTTCGCTCGCCGGGGGCGCACCGCTCGATTCACTCTCGCCCACGCCGCTCACGAAACACGCCACGGGTGTCGGCACCTGGCGCATCGCGCCGGACTCGCGCCGCATCTACTTCAGCACGGCCGACAGCGTCGATGCCGATGACAAGGCGCGCCGCGACAAGAAGTTCACGGTGGACGTGCGCAATGCGGAGATGCCGGTGGCCTCACTCTGGGCCTTCGATCTGGCCTCCCGTTCGGAAACCCGGCTGACAAAAGACCCGAATCTCGCGGTCACGGGTTTCACCGTGTCTCCCGACGGACGATGGATCGGTTTCAACGCCACACCGAACGACCGCTACAAACGGAACGTCACCGAAGAAGGCATCTACGCCGATGTGTACCTGCTCGACACGCAGGACAACAGCGTCGAACGTCTGACCAACAACGAAGAGAACGCCGAGAGCGCACTGAGCTTCTCGCCCGACTCGAAGACGATCGCGTTTTCGGCGTCGGACGACATGACGCGGTTCAACATGAAGAACCGTCGGGTCTATCTCCGCGACGTGAGCGCCAGGGGACAGCCGTTCCGCAAGATCGGCGATTACGACGGCGATCATGCGGTGAACTTCTGGGCCCCCGATGGACGCACGATCTATTTCAGCACGGGCGCCAAGGCGACGTCGCAGCTCTTCGCGCTCGACGTGGCTTCGGGGAAGACCACGCAGCTCACGAATGTGGATGGCGTACTCAATGTGTCGTTCGACGAAGACAGCAAGCGGTACCTGCTCAACTATCAGGATCCCACCACGCCGCCCGCGCTGTTCACCGTGGCCTCGCTCGATGCGGTCAGGAACCGTGCGTCGTGGGTGCAGCTCACGGACGCGAATCCGTGGGTGCATGAGCAGATCGCGCTGGGCGAGACCAGCGAGATCACCTGGACGTCGAAGGATGGGAAGAAGGTCGGCGGTGTGCTCATCAAGCCGGTGGGATACCAGGCGGGCAAGAAGTATCCGCTGCTCGTGGCTATCCACGGCGGGCCGGCCGCAGCCGATCTGCTGAGCTTCAATGGAGGATATGGCGCGCAGACGTACGCCGGCGCCGGCTGGGTGGTGCTGATGCCCAACTACCGGGGCTCCACCAATTACGGCGAGGCGCACAAGGTCGGCATCGTGGGCAACTACTTCCCGCCGGGCTACAACGACATCATGACCGGTGTGGATGCGCTCATCGGACAGGGCCTGGTGGACAGCACCAGGATGGGGGTGCTCGGCTGGAGCGCCGGTGGGCACTGGAGCAATTGGATCCTGACCCACACCAATCGCTTCAAGGCCATCTCCAGCGGTGCAGGCACGTCGAACTGGATCTCGATGTACGCGCAGAGTGACATGCAGCGGAACCGGCAGCATTATCTGGGAGACAAGTTGCCGTACGACGACTTCGAGGCGTACTGGCGGCAGTCCCCGATCCGCTATATCCGCAACGCGAAGACCCCCACGATGATCCATGTCGTGGAAGGGGATCCCCGCGTACCGAGTCCGCAGAGTGTGGAACTGCATATGGGACTCAAGCGGGTCGGGGTGCCGACCGAGCTGTTCATGTATCCCGGAGCATCACACGGCATTCCGGATGCGCGGAACCGTCTGCTCAAGAGCACCGCGGAGATGGCATGGATGAACTATTGGGTGTTGGGGTCCGGCAAGAAGTTTTCCTGGCGCGATGTGCTGCAGACGCTCGAGGATCCCAAGTCCGAGCAGAAGGTCGAGATCAAGGGACCGTGA
- a CDS encoding alpha/beta hydrolase-fold protein, translated as MVPVVALLALSTAPAPLVAQSTAPSSRILKISSGALGETRLVHVHLPEGYALAHQRYPVVVLLDGQVRAFNDITLASAAYDLTGEQHPIAMRPQIVVAVEQGDRADDLVRRQDAFLHFLTDELLPRIDRDYRTVPFRTLIGHSLGGRFALGALCRAPRDFPAIIAISPSLADSLASAVVRCVREDTATAHRFLALSAGTREPRALANVERLIAALRDSIPPHWHITRIDAPGLDHTGAPLITIPLGLRFIFSDSAWLFPAAIDDSLSRRLGDADRLLARSIAARDRAFGMPRGASLDAMATEYARVVRAWLWHRNGERAVASARQLVERHPDTMLSHTLLIDALDAAGDQTGARKAIESALTWSNRVPWFDETQKARFQAQMRKALSERIPR; from the coding sequence ATGGTTCCGGTCGTAGCCCTGCTCGCGCTGTCGACGGCCCCGGCCCCCCTCGTGGCACAGTCGACCGCGCCCTCCTCCCGCATCCTGAAGATCTCCTCGGGGGCGCTGGGCGAGACACGTCTCGTGCACGTGCACCTGCCCGAAGGCTACGCCCTCGCGCATCAGCGCTATCCGGTCGTCGTACTGCTCGATGGACAGGTCCGGGCATTCAACGACATCACGCTCGCGTCCGCCGCCTACGATCTCACCGGCGAGCAGCATCCCATCGCCATGCGACCGCAGATCGTCGTGGCCGTGGAACAGGGCGACCGCGCCGACGATCTCGTCCGGCGACAGGACGCGTTTCTGCACTTTCTCACGGATGAGCTGCTGCCGCGCATCGACAGGGACTATCGCACGGTGCCCTTCCGCACGCTGATCGGGCATTCACTGGGCGGACGGTTTGCCCTGGGCGCACTGTGCCGCGCGCCGCGGGACTTCCCGGCCATCATCGCCATCAGCCCCTCGCTCGCGGATTCACTCGCCTCCGCCGTGGTCCGCTGTGTTCGTGAAGACACCGCGACCGCGCATCGCTTTCTGGCCTTGTCGGCCGGCACCCGCGAACCCCGTGCGCTCGCCAATGTCGAACGCCTGATCGCGGCGCTGCGCGACTCGATACCGCCGCACTGGCACATCACGCGCATCGACGCGCCGGGACTCGATCACACCGGCGCGCCACTGATCACCATCCCCCTGGGACTGCGCTTCATCTTCAGCGACAGCGCCTGGTTGTTTCCCGCAGCCATCGACGACAGCCTGTCGCGTCGACTCGGCGATGCCGACCGCCTGCTCGCGCGTAGCATTGCCGCACGCGATCGTGCGTTCGGCATGCCACGGGGCGCCAGTCTCGATGCGATGGCCACGGAATACGCCCGCGTCGTGCGCGCCTGGCTCTGGCATCGCAATGGTGAACGTGCGGTGGCCAGCGCCAGGCAACTCGTGGAACGTCACCCCGACACGATGCTCTCGCACACGTTGCTCATCGACGCGCTCGACGCCGCCGGTGATCAGACCGGCGCCCGCAAGGCCATCGAAAGTGCGCTCACCTGGTCCAACCGGGTCCCCTGGTTCGATGAGACACAGAAAGCGCGCTTTCAGGCGCAGATGCGGAAGGCCCTATCGGAGCGGATTCCCCGGTAA
- a CDS encoding carboxypeptidase-like regulatory domain-containing protein, translated as MCALSRARVLLFVLTCVLPFVAPRPAGAQRITGTVTRDVSGSPVAGAVVLLLQETGDSVFARGVTSGSGRFLLTAPVPGTYRIRVLRIGHRPIVQGPWPVGAMTTTDVSIVVSEMPVQLAQFDVRAESRCRNNPGPATLAGQLLTEARTAFLASVSALPDGEPRASYRLYTRPEDLRGEPAGEEQGSTVTRASARPFMSLSPDSLARVGYVVLEGDSVVYRAPDAEVLLSRHFLETHCFQVVEGVGGNTGAMGIAFKPIARRRGVVDIRGTIWMRPDSAVPRVVEFQYDPVSRDEEKAGIGGMVEFATTSAGTWFVRSYALRLPRLVLHRLNAVLGRRPVAGRVSQELVGIVVSGGDVLDMRVGRQTLFVDSAALRFAEAETEVQAARQAAIQAFGAGTAAPTSTAAAAAMARLTVRVRAANDSVARDAEVALFTRGTEVVRRTDAFGAARFETLPPDTVELQVRQVGFEAETYLLLLTSGENEVSLQMRATGTVLDRVHTVAERPVSAREAEIDRRIRDGVPNDFVRREYIDKVNPISLLQMIRRMRGVSIGTTVEGTYVPISSRGSRPSLLDPLRECVLRVMLDNVLLPEKYDLEAIPPMEVYAVELFAPGRIPPQFAGMRNDLWCGLIAVWTRSH; from the coding sequence GTGTGTGCACTCTCCCGTGCGCGCGTCCTGCTGTTTGTCCTGACGTGCGTCCTGCCGTTCGTCGCCCCGCGGCCGGCCGGTGCGCAGCGTATCACGGGCACGGTCACCCGCGATGTCTCGGGATCGCCTGTCGCGGGCGCCGTGGTCCTGCTGCTGCAGGAGACGGGTGATTCCGTCTTCGCGCGCGGGGTGACGTCGGGCAGTGGGCGCTTTCTGCTGACGGCGCCGGTTCCCGGCACGTACCGGATTCGCGTCCTGCGCATCGGTCATCGCCCCATCGTGCAGGGACCATGGCCCGTTGGCGCCATGACGACCACCGATGTGAGCATCGTCGTGAGCGAGATGCCCGTGCAACTGGCGCAATTCGATGTGCGCGCCGAGTCGCGTTGCCGGAACAATCCCGGCCCTGCCACGCTGGCGGGGCAACTGCTGACTGAGGCCCGTACGGCCTTTCTGGCCAGCGTGTCGGCGCTTCCGGACGGTGAACCACGTGCTTCCTATCGATTGTACACGCGTCCCGAGGATCTGCGCGGGGAACCGGCTGGCGAAGAGCAGGGCAGCACGGTCACACGGGCCAGCGCCCGGCCCTTCATGAGCCTGTCCCCCGATTCGCTGGCCCGCGTGGGCTATGTGGTCCTCGAGGGCGACAGCGTGGTGTACCGCGCCCCCGATGCGGAAGTGCTGCTGTCGAGGCACTTCCTCGAGACCCATTGTTTCCAGGTGGTCGAAGGTGTGGGTGGCAACACCGGCGCGATGGGGATCGCGTTCAAGCCCATCGCGCGGAGACGTGGCGTGGTCGACATCCGCGGCACCATCTGGATGCGTCCCGATTCCGCGGTCCCGCGGGTGGTGGAATTCCAGTACGACCCGGTGAGCCGCGACGAGGAGAAGGCCGGCATCGGCGGGATGGTCGAATTTGCCACCACTTCGGCGGGCACCTGGTTCGTGCGTTCCTACGCCCTGCGCCTGCCGCGTCTGGTGCTCCATCGCCTCAACGCCGTGCTGGGCCGCCGGCCGGTGGCCGGGCGGGTGAGCCAGGAATTGGTCGGCATCGTGGTGAGTGGCGGTGATGTGCTCGACATGCGCGTGGGGAGACAGACGTTGTTCGTGGACAGCGCGGCATTGCGCTTCGCCGAGGCCGAGACGGAAGTGCAGGCCGCCCGTCAGGCAGCCATCCAGGCGTTCGGTGCCGGCACCGCAGCGCCGACCAGCACGGCCGCCGCCGCTGCCATGGCGCGCCTGACGGTCCGTGTGCGCGCGGCCAACGACAGTGTCGCGCGCGATGCCGAAGTGGCGCTCTTCACCCGCGGCACGGAAGTCGTGCGACGTACGGACGCTTTCGGCGCGGCGCGATTCGAGACGCTGCCGCCGGACACGGTCGAGCTGCAGGTGCGCCAGGTCGGGTTCGAGGCCGAGACCTATCTCCTGCTCCTGACGTCGGGAGAGAATGAGGTCTCTCTGCAGATGCGGGCGACGGGCACCGTGCTGGACAGGGTGCATACCGTGGCCGAGCGACCGGTGAGCGCGCGCGAGGCCGAGATCGACAGGCGCATTCGCGACGGCGTGCCCAACGACTTCGTGCGGCGCGAGTACATCGACAAGGTCAATCCGATCTCGTTGCTGCAGATGATCCGGCGCATGCGGGGCGTGTCGATCGGCACCACCGTGGAAGGCACGTACGTACCGATCTCCAGTCGCGGCAGTCGGCCCAGTCTGCTGGATCCCCTGCGGGAATGTGTTCTTCGCGTGATGCTGGACAATGTCCTCCTGCCGGAGAAGTACGATCTCGAAGCCATTCCCCCGATGGAGGTTTACGCGGTGGAATTGTTCGCACCCGGGCGCATTCCGCCGCAGTTTGCCGGCATGCGCAATGATCTCTGGTGCGGTCTCATCGCTGTCTGGACACGCTCGCACTGA